The proteins below are encoded in one region of Pseudomonas sp. SCB32:
- a CDS encoding cytochrome c, with product MPCILSRGARRILPAGLALALASITLPALADGDGQWHGGANVYAKVCGHCHEAGVGPVIKGRQLPAEYISAVVRHGFRAMPAFPAAYIDDNALKDVAQYIQQSAAPVTK from the coding sequence ATGCCTTGCATCCTTTCCCGCGGCGCTCGCCGCATCCTGCCTGCCGGCCTGGCGCTGGCCCTCGCCAGCATCACGCTGCCGGCCCTGGCCGATGGCGATGGCCAGTGGCACGGCGGCGCCAATGTCTACGCCAAGGTCTGCGGCCACTGTCACGAGGCCGGCGTCGGCCCGGTGATCAAGGGCCGCCAGCTGCCGGCGGAGTACATCAGCGCCGTGGTGCGCCATGGCTTCCGCGCCATGCCCGCCTTCCCCGCCGCCTACATCGACGACAACGCACTCAAGGACGTGGCGCAGTACATCCAGCAGTCCGCCGCGCCAGTGACCAAGTGA
- a CDS encoding SDR family NAD(P)-dependent oxidoreductase, giving the protein MTRKIALITGASRGLGRNAALHLADAGIDIIGTYRSQADEARAVAAEIEKHGGRALMLPLDVADSASFDAFADLVRDGLRSTFNRDRFDFLLNNAGIGIHASFAETTEAQFDQLLNIQFKGPFFLTQKLLPLIADSGRILNVSSGLTRFALPGYGAYAAMKGAMEVLTRYQAKELGARGIGVNIIAPGAIETDFGGGLVRDNAEINQQIASNTALGRVGLPDDIGGAIAALFADGSRWINGQRVEASGGMFL; this is encoded by the coding sequence ATGACCCGCAAGATCGCCCTCATCACCGGTGCCAGCCGTGGCCTTGGCCGCAACGCCGCCCTGCACCTCGCCGACGCCGGCATCGACATCATCGGCACCTACCGCAGCCAGGCCGACGAAGCCCGTGCCGTGGCCGCCGAAATCGAGAAGCACGGCGGCCGCGCCCTGATGCTGCCGCTGGACGTGGCCGACAGCGCCAGCTTCGATGCCTTCGCCGATCTGGTCCGCGACGGCCTGCGCAGCACCTTCAACCGCGACCGCTTCGACTTCCTGCTGAACAACGCCGGCATCGGCATCCACGCCAGCTTCGCCGAAACCACCGAAGCGCAGTTCGATCAACTGCTGAACATCCAGTTCAAGGGTCCGTTCTTCCTCACCCAGAAACTGTTGCCGCTGATCGCCGACAGCGGACGCATCCTCAACGTCTCCAGCGGCCTGACCCGCTTCGCCCTGCCCGGCTATGGCGCCTACGCAGCCATGAAAGGCGCCATGGAAGTGCTGACCCGATACCAGGCCAAGGAGCTGGGCGCTCGCGGCATCGGCGTCAACATCATCGCCCCCGGCGCCATCGAGACCGACTTCGGCGGCGGCCTGGTGCGCGACAACGCCGAGATCAACCAGCAGATCGCCAGCAACACCGCCCTGGGCCGCGTCGGCCTGCCGGACGACATCGGCGGCGCCATCGCCGCGCTGTTCGCCGACGGCAGCCGCTGGATCAACGGCCAGCGCGTGGAAGCCTCGGGCGGCATGTTCCTCTGA
- a CDS encoding VOC family protein, whose product MFSHITVGTADLPRAIGFYRRLLEPLGIGLLAHRHNPERAVFTHPDSDIAFCVYVPIDGRPASVGNGSLVAFEARTRSQVDAFHRRALELGGADEGGPGLRLNYSPTYYGAYVRDLDGNKLCCVCHLDE is encoded by the coding sequence ATGTTCAGCCACATCACCGTCGGGACCGCGGACCTGCCACGGGCCATCGGCTTCTACCGGCGACTGCTCGAACCCCTGGGGATCGGCCTGCTGGCGCACCGTCACAATCCGGAGCGCGCCGTGTTCACCCATCCGGACAGTGACATCGCCTTCTGCGTCTACGTGCCCATCGACGGGCGCCCGGCCAGCGTCGGCAACGGCAGTCTGGTGGCATTCGAGGCGCGGACCCGGTCGCAGGTGGATGCCTTCCACCGGCGCGCGCTGGAGCTGGGTGGCGCCGACGAGGGCGGGCCGGGACTGCGTCTGAACTACTCGCCCACTTACTACGGCGCCTATGTGCGCGACCTGGACGGCAACAAGCTGTGTTGCGTCTGCCACCTGGATGAGTGA
- a CDS encoding VOC family protein: MSSLQRISPCLWFDGKAKEAAEFYTGIFPNSRIVQTSYYPEAEKDRHGGVPGSVLAVEFVLDGQTFIALNGGPAFAFNEAISLQVYCDSQKEIDDFWDKLSAGGPVEAQMCGWLKDRFGVSWQVCPRHVGDMVADPDPVRASRTLQAVMGMKKLDMAAIERAHAGN, from the coding sequence ATGTCCAGCCTGCAACGCATCAGCCCCTGCCTGTGGTTCGACGGCAAGGCCAAGGAGGCCGCCGAGTTCTACACCGGCATCTTCCCCAATTCGCGGATCGTCCAGACCAGCTATTACCCCGAGGCGGAAAAGGACCGCCACGGTGGCGTGCCCGGCTCGGTACTGGCGGTGGAGTTCGTGCTCGACGGCCAGACCTTCATCGCCCTGAACGGCGGGCCGGCCTTCGCCTTCAACGAGGCGATCTCGCTGCAGGTGTACTGCGACAGCCAGAAGGAGATCGACGACTTCTGGGACAAGCTCTCCGCCGGCGGGCCGGTGGAGGCGCAGATGTGCGGCTGGCTGAAGGACCGCTTCGGGGTGTCCTGGCAGGTCTGCCCGCGGCATGTCGGCGACATGGTGGCCGATCCGGACCCGGTGAGAGCCTCGCGCACCCTGCAGGCGGTGATGGGGATGAAGAAGCTCGACATGGCCGCCATCGAGCGCGCCCACGCCGGCAACTGA
- a CDS encoding glutathione S-transferase family protein, whose translation MSLVLFGHPFSSYTQKVLIALYENDTPFEFRCLGQDTPEHSKEWLRLWPMAKFPVLQDGESSIAESSIIIEYLQLTQGGAQRWLPAEPMDALQVRFLDRFFDLHVMSPVQHAVSGALTGDASKRQDGLSVAAQRLELAYRWLEGHLAASELWAHGDDFTLADCAAAPALFYADWTHRISDAYPLLRAYRARLLARPSFARAVDEARPYRPLFPLGAPNRD comes from the coding sequence ATGTCCCTCGTACTCTTTGGCCATCCCTTTTCGTCGTACACCCAGAAAGTCCTGATCGCCCTGTACGAGAACGACACGCCCTTCGAGTTCCGCTGCCTCGGGCAGGACACGCCGGAGCACTCGAAGGAGTGGCTGCGGCTGTGGCCTATGGCCAAGTTCCCAGTGCTGCAGGACGGTGAAAGCAGCATCGCCGAATCGAGCATCATCATCGAGTATCTGCAGCTCACCCAGGGCGGCGCGCAGCGTTGGTTGCCCGCCGAGCCGATGGATGCCCTGCAGGTGCGGTTCCTCGACCGCTTCTTCGATCTGCATGTGATGAGCCCGGTGCAGCATGCCGTCTCCGGCGCCCTGACCGGCGACGCGAGCAAGCGCCAGGATGGCCTCTCGGTCGCAGCCCAACGGCTCGAACTCGCCTACCGCTGGCTGGAAGGCCACCTGGCCGCCAGCGAGCTGTGGGCGCATGGCGATGACTTCACCCTGGCCGACTGTGCGGCGGCGCCGGCGCTGTTCTACGCCGACTGGACCCACCGCATCAGCGACGCCTACCCGCTGTTGCGGGCGTACCGTGCGCGCCTGCTGGCGCGTCCCTCGTTCGCCCGCGCCGTCGACGAGGCCCGCCCCTACCGCCCGCTGTTCCCGCTCGGGGCGCCGAACAGGGATTGA
- a CDS encoding TIGR04211 family SH3 domain-containing protein yields MSLSRSLTPRVSPLQTRALSACLLGSLLTATLPAQAEEAPGNTRWVNDSLTTYVRSGPTDGYRIVGTLVSGQKVELVSTQGDYSQVRSESGSTVWIPSRDLQDKPGQAERLPQLEQKVAELSSQLDGINDSWKTRVQGMQETLDARKKLIDELQTARTSLDNELSQARSDLRSVQAQLGDENKQELMRYMAYGGSIAGAGLLAGLILPTLLRVRRKRNDQWV; encoded by the coding sequence ATGTCCCTATCCCGTTCGCTCACGCCCCGTGTTTCCCCCCTCCAGACCCGAGCCCTGAGCGCCTGTCTGCTCGGTAGCCTGCTGACGGCCACGCTGCCGGCCCAGGCCGAGGAGGCGCCAGGCAACACCCGCTGGGTGAACGACAGCCTGACCACCTACGTGCGCAGCGGCCCGACCGATGGCTACCGCATCGTCGGCACCCTCGTCTCCGGGCAGAAGGTCGAGCTGGTGAGCACCCAGGGCGACTACAGCCAGGTGCGCAGCGAGAGCGGCAGCACGGTATGGATTCCCAGCCGCGACCTGCAGGACAAGCCCGGACAGGCAGAGCGCCTGCCGCAACTGGAGCAGAAGGTGGCCGAGCTGAGCAGCCAGCTCGACGGCATCAACGACAGCTGGAAGACCCGCGTGCAGGGCATGCAGGAAACCCTGGATGCGCGCAAGAAACTGATCGACGAACTGCAGACCGCGCGCACCTCGCTGGACAACGAACTGAGCCAGGCGCGCTCCGACCTGCGCTCGGTGCAGGCGCAACTGGGCGACGAGAACAAGCAGGAGCTGATGCGCTACATGGCCTACGGTGGCAGCATCGCCGGTGCCGGGCTGCTGGCCGGCCTGATCCTGCCGACCCTGCTGCGCGTACGTCGCAAGCGCAACGACCAGTGGGTCTGA
- a CDS encoding thioredoxin family protein: MASYEELFSIGEGFAAFVAHGLPDEIAGVHAVQARLATADAVSAATRQRMQAVSRRYHLLVAGEMWCPDCQINVTVMDFLQRTQPRIDLAVITKGRAEDDLRERLALERIPIPVVAVLDERFELVGRFIERPQVVVAGGDALKPDYRAGQYLEDTLTDLLDIIEAAEGRA, from the coding sequence ATGGCCTCCTACGAGGAACTCTTCTCCATCGGTGAAGGATTCGCCGCCTTCGTCGCCCACGGACTGCCGGACGAAATCGCCGGGGTGCACGCGGTACAGGCCAGGCTGGCCACCGCCGATGCGGTCAGCGCCGCCACCCGCCAGCGCATGCAGGCCGTATCGCGGCGCTATCACCTGCTGGTGGCCGGGGAAATGTGGTGCCCGGACTGCCAGATCAACGTCACCGTGATGGACTTCCTGCAGCGTACCCAGCCGCGCATTGACCTGGCGGTGATCACCAAGGGCCGCGCCGAGGACGACCTGCGCGAACGACTCGCGCTGGAACGCATCCCGATCCCGGTGGTGGCCGTGCTGGATGAGCGCTTCGAACTGGTCGGCCGCTTCATCGAGCGTCCGCAGGTGGTCGTCGCCGGCGGCGATGCGCTGAAACCGGACTACCGCGCCGGGCAGTACCTGGAAGACACCCTGACCGACCTGCTGGATATCATCGAAGCGGCGGAAGGCCGCGCCTGA
- a CDS encoding FAD-binding oxidoreductase, which produces MTETKQNAVLPRGVKNTEFAKAVTKFRALLGEDNVLLKDDQLVPYMKIMMPVPDAEHAPSAALTATTVEQVQGVVKICNEHHIPIWTISTGRNFGYGSAAPGQRGQVILDLKKMNKILHVDPELCTALVEPGVTYQQLYDYIEENNLPLMLSMSAPSAIAGPVGNTLDRGVGYTPYGEHFLMQCGMEVVLANGDVLRTGMGGVKGENSWQVFKWGYGPSLDGIFTQSNFGVCTKMGFWLMPKPPKYKPFAIRFENESDIAEIVEALRPLRIAQIIPNALVIANVLWEAGSANVRRSDYTREPGATPDTVVKQIMKDKGLGAWNVYAALYGTEEQVEVNWKIVQQAIAALGKGTLITEEQAAGTQPFDYRAKLMKGVPNLQEFGLYNWRGGGGSMWFAPVSQARGSETDKQMQLAKKILNKHGLDYVGEFIVGWRDMHHVIDVLYDRTDPAQTQAAHACFSELLDEFEKLGYAVYRVNTAFMDRVADSYGPVKRRVDHAIKRALDPNNIFAPGKSGIDLDA; this is translated from the coding sequence ATGACCGAAACCAAGCAGAACGCCGTGCTCCCGCGTGGCGTGAAGAACACCGAATTCGCCAAGGCCGTGACCAAGTTCCGCGCCTTGCTGGGCGAGGACAACGTGCTGCTCAAGGATGACCAGCTGGTGCCCTACATGAAGATCATGATGCCGGTGCCAGACGCCGAGCACGCGCCCTCGGCGGCACTCACCGCCACCACCGTGGAGCAGGTGCAGGGCGTGGTGAAGATCTGCAACGAGCACCACATCCCGATCTGGACCATCTCCACCGGGCGCAACTTCGGCTACGGCTCGGCGGCCCCCGGCCAGCGCGGCCAGGTGATCCTCGACCTGAAGAAGATGAACAAGATCCTCCACGTCGACCCGGAGCTGTGCACCGCGCTGGTGGAACCGGGCGTCACCTACCAGCAGCTGTACGACTACATCGAGGAGAACAACCTGCCACTGATGCTGTCGATGTCGGCGCCCTCGGCCATCGCAGGCCCGGTGGGCAATACCCTCGACCGTGGCGTGGGCTACACCCCCTATGGCGAGCACTTCCTCATGCAGTGCGGCATGGAAGTGGTGCTGGCCAACGGCGACGTGCTGCGCACCGGCATGGGCGGGGTCAAGGGCGAGAACAGCTGGCAGGTGTTCAAGTGGGGCTACGGCCCGAGCCTGGACGGCATCTTCACCCAGTCCAACTTTGGCGTCTGCACCAAGATGGGCTTCTGGCTGATGCCCAAGCCGCCGAAGTACAAACCCTTCGCCATCCGCTTCGAGAACGAGAGCGACATCGCCGAGATCGTCGAAGCGCTGCGGCCACTGCGCATCGCCCAGATCATCCCCAACGCCCTGGTGATCGCCAACGTGCTGTGGGAAGCCGGCAGCGCCAACGTGCGCCGCAGCGACTACACCCGTGAGCCGGGCGCGACCCCGGACACGGTGGTCAAGCAGATCATGAAGGACAAGGGCCTGGGCGCCTGGAACGTGTATGCCGCGCTGTACGGCACCGAGGAGCAGGTCGAGGTCAACTGGAAGATCGTCCAGCAGGCCATCGCCGCACTCGGCAAGGGCACCCTGATCACCGAGGAGCAGGCGGCCGGCACCCAGCCGTTCGACTACCGCGCCAAGCTGATGAAGGGCGTGCCCAACCTGCAGGAGTTCGGCCTGTACAACTGGCGCGGCGGCGGCGGCTCGATGTGGTTCGCCCCGGTCAGCCAGGCGCGCGGCAGCGAGACCGACAAGCAGATGCAGCTGGCCAAGAAGATTCTCAACAAGCACGGCCTGGACTACGTCGGCGAGTTCATCGTCGGCTGGCGCGACATGCACCACGTGATCGACGTGCTCTACGACCGCACTGACCCTGCGCAGACCCAGGCGGCCCACGCCTGCTTCAGCGAACTGCTGGATGAGTTCGAGAAGCTCGGCTACGCCGTGTACCGGGTCAACACCGCGTTCATGGATCGCGTGGCCGACAGTTACGGACCGGTGAAGCGCCGCGTGGACCATGCGATCAAACGTGCGCTGGACCCGAACAACATCTTCGCCCCCGGCAAGTCCGGCATCGACCTCGACGCCTGA
- a CDS encoding LysR substrate-binding domain-containing protein has product MIRPELLRTFVRVTELASFTQAGEQLGLPRSTVSEHIQTLETQLGTRLLQRTTRKVTATQDGLVLYERSKDMLAQLDDLQGLFRQQDEALSGRLRVDMPTVMARKLVMPRLGEFMARHPALELEVSCTDRRVDLVREGFDCVVRAGAVNDPALVARLLGRSPQVTCASPAYLAAHGVPKSLADLAGHRLIHYVSVLGSRPVGFEYLEHGETRSLPMAGALSVNNAEAYESACLGGLGLIQAPLHGVRDELEAGRLVRVLDDVALPPMDVSLLYAHRLLPQRVRVFMLWLTQLLSEPGVLGSPVPARG; this is encoded by the coding sequence ATGATCCGACCCGAGCTGCTGCGCACCTTCGTCCGCGTCACCGAGCTGGCCAGCTTCACCCAGGCCGGCGAGCAGCTGGGCCTGCCGCGCTCCACGGTGTCCGAGCACATCCAGACCCTCGAAACCCAGCTCGGCACGCGCCTGCTGCAGCGCACCACGCGCAAGGTCACGGCAACCCAGGACGGCCTGGTGCTCTACGAACGCAGCAAGGACATGCTGGCCCAGCTGGACGACTTGCAGGGGCTGTTCCGACAGCAGGACGAGGCATTGAGTGGGCGGCTGCGGGTGGACATGCCGACGGTGATGGCGCGCAAGCTGGTGATGCCGCGCCTGGGCGAGTTCATGGCGCGGCATCCGGCGCTGGAGCTGGAGGTGAGCTGCACCGACCGCCGCGTCGATCTGGTACGCGAGGGCTTCGATTGCGTGGTACGGGCCGGCGCGGTGAACGATCCGGCGCTGGTGGCGCGCCTGTTGGGCCGCTCGCCCCAGGTCACCTGCGCCAGTCCCGCGTACCTGGCGGCCCACGGCGTACCGAAGAGCCTGGCGGACCTGGCTGGGCACCGGCTGATCCATTACGTCAGTGTGCTGGGCTCGCGACCGGTGGGCTTCGAGTACCTGGAGCACGGCGAGACGCGCAGCCTGCCGATGGCCGGTGCGCTGTCGGTGAACAATGCCGAGGCCTATGAGAGCGCTTGCCTGGGCGGGTTGGGGCTGATCCAGGCGCCGCTGCACGGGGTGCGCGACGAGTTGGAGGCGGGGCGTCTGGTGCGGGTGCTGGACGATGTGGCGCTGCCACCGATGGACGTCTCGCTGCTCTATGCCCACCGTCTCCTTCCGCAGCGGGTGCGGGTGTTCATGCTCTGGCTGACGCAACTGCTGAGCGAGCCCGGTGTGCTGGGCTCGCCCGTGCCGGCCCGGGGTTAG
- a CDS encoding cysteine hydrolase family protein has protein sequence MSTALLIIDVQFDLCSGSNPNFDIDNVLQRINGMSRAARDAGVPVVLIQHEDSDMPYQSEAWQLEPRLLTGEGDLRVRKTTPDSFLRTELADLLQVRGIEHLVICGLQSDYCVDTTTRRALAQGYAVTLVRDAHSTVDNAVLSAAQISAHHNAVLGSISSFGQRAKVIPAADVRF, from the coding sequence ATGAGCACCGCCCTGCTGATCATCGACGTCCAGTTCGACCTCTGCTCCGGCAGCAACCCCAACTTCGACATCGACAACGTGCTGCAGCGCATCAACGGCATGAGCCGCGCCGCCCGCGACGCCGGCGTGCCGGTGGTGCTGATCCAGCACGAAGACAGCGACATGCCCTACCAGAGCGAAGCCTGGCAACTGGAGCCGCGCCTGCTGACCGGCGAAGGCGACCTCAGGGTGCGCAAGACCACCCCGGACTCCTTCCTGCGCACCGAGCTCGCCGACCTGCTGCAGGTGCGCGGCATCGAACACCTGGTGATCTGCGGCCTGCAGAGCGACTACTGCGTCGACACCACCACCCGCCGCGCCCTCGCCCAGGGCTACGCGGTGACCCTGGTACGCGACGCCCACTCCACGGTGGACAATGCCGTGCTCAGCGCCGCGCAGATCAGCGCCCACCACAACGCGGTGCTGGGCAGCATCAGCAGCTTCGGCCAGCGCGCCAAGGTCATCCCCGCCGCCGACGTCCGTTTCTGA
- a CDS encoding HD domain-containing protein, which produces MSLDLNGVKVPDSALARAITEMVRDNATPLLFHHSSRVYYWGALTGARRGLRYDAELLYAGAMFHDMGLMPRYCSQCERFEVDGADCAADFLRSHGIGQGDIDTVWTAIALHTTPGIPQHMKPEIALVTAGVEMDVLGIAHDQFPDAQREAVLAAHPRGGQFKQDILQAFYDGIKGKPETTFGNVKADVLAMKDPSFKRGNFCEVILGSAWDS; this is translated from the coding sequence ATGAGCCTCGACCTGAACGGCGTGAAAGTCCCCGACAGCGCCCTCGCCCGCGCCATCACCGAGATGGTCCGCGACAACGCCACGCCCCTGCTCTTCCACCACTCTTCGCGCGTCTACTACTGGGGCGCACTGACCGGTGCGCGTCGGGGCCTGCGGTACGACGCCGAACTGCTCTACGCCGGCGCCATGTTCCATGACATGGGCCTGATGCCGCGCTACTGCAGCCAGTGCGAACGCTTCGAAGTGGACGGCGCCGATTGCGCCGCCGACTTCCTGCGCAGCCACGGCATCGGACAAGGCGATATCGACACCGTGTGGACCGCCATCGCCCTGCACACCACGCCGGGCATCCCGCAGCACATGAAACCGGAGATCGCCCTGGTCACCGCCGGCGTGGAAATGGACGTGCTGGGCATCGCCCACGACCAGTTCCCCGATGCACAGCGCGAGGCCGTGCTCGCCGCCCACCCGCGCGGCGGGCAGTTCAAGCAGGACATCCTGCAGGCCTTCTACGACGGCATCAAAGGCAAGCCGGAAACCACCTTCGGCAACGTCAAGGCCGACGTACTGGCGATGAAGGACCCCAGCTTCAAGCGCGGCAACTTCTGCGAAGTGATCCTCGGCTCCGCCTGGGACAGCTAA
- a CDS encoding EAL domain-containing protein → MMIRPNSRNLSPGERRRRRIATALILQSPGVHPALATASLQRLGYSEVLEMTSENQALARLRDSGAVDLLLCDLAMSPAVRLEFLQAVARLHFAHEVVVLGELATGTWPALSRLLTLHGLPAQCIGNGPVTFGRLQGLLGRFVKLRANAPVLPSLREMPSDREVIGALGRGEYHAALQPIVSLDQGQVCGFEVLACWRRPGGEVALPECFLPAPRRAGLLDALLFELMEQALGQLHRYRRADLGLSFNLEPGQIAQPGFAARAEFQLRRLDARLRNITFELTETGLLQAPAISLDNLLRLRLLGCGLAIDDFGSGHSTLQRLLELPFTELKLDGSLVAGADTDPRRRAVLGNLLELGRPWAASSITCYAADGRRTQASTFLHGVGRSCSLRPGAQSLFGAPSGNSGR, encoded by the coding sequence ATGATGATCCGTCCCAACTCCCGGAATCTCTCGCCGGGCGAGCGTCGCCGCCGGCGCATCGCCACGGCGCTGATCCTGCAGTCGCCGGGCGTCCATCCGGCCCTCGCAACCGCCTCGCTGCAGCGGCTCGGCTACAGCGAAGTGCTGGAGATGACCAGTGAGAACCAGGCCCTGGCCCGGCTGCGTGACAGTGGCGCAGTGGACCTGCTGCTGTGCGACCTGGCGATGAGTCCCGCGGTGCGCCTGGAGTTTCTCCAGGCAGTGGCGCGCCTGCATTTCGCCCATGAGGTCGTCGTGCTGGGCGAGTTGGCGACGGGCACCTGGCCGGCCCTGTCGCGCCTGCTCACCCTGCACGGGCTGCCGGCCCAGTGCATCGGCAACGGGCCGGTGACTTTCGGACGTTTGCAGGGTTTGCTGGGCCGCTTCGTCAAACTGCGGGCGAATGCCCCGGTGTTGCCATCCCTGCGCGAAATGCCCAGTGACCGGGAGGTGATCGGCGCGCTGGGTCGCGGTGAGTATCACGCGGCCCTGCAGCCGATCGTCTCGCTGGACCAGGGGCAGGTTTGTGGCTTCGAGGTGCTCGCGTGCTGGCGCCGTCCGGGTGGCGAAGTGGCACTGCCTGAATGCTTCCTGCCGGCGCCGCGCCGCGCCGGCCTGCTCGATGCGCTGCTCTTCGAGTTGATGGAGCAGGCGCTGGGCCAGTTGCACCGTTACCGGCGCGCCGATCTGGGCCTGTCCTTCAACCTGGAGCCTGGGCAGATCGCCCAGCCGGGCTTCGCCGCGCGGGCGGAGTTCCAGCTGCGCCGATTGGATGCCCGGCTGCGCAATATCACCTTCGAGCTGACGGAGACGGGGCTGCTGCAGGCTCCCGCGATCAGCCTGGACAACCTCCTGCGGCTGCGCCTGCTCGGCTGCGGCCTGGCCATCGATGACTTCGGCAGCGGCCACTCCACGCTGCAACGCCTGCTCGAACTGCCCTTCACCGAGCTCAAGCTGGACGGCAGTTTGGTGGCCGGCGCGGATACCGATCCACGCCGCCGCGCCGTGCTGGGCAACCTGCTGGAACTGGGCCGCCCATGGGCGGCCAGCTCGATCACCTGCTACGCAGCGGATGGCCGGCGCACGCAAGCATCGACCTTCCTTCATGGCGTTGGTCGATCCTGCTCGTTACGTCCTGGGGCTCAATCCCTGTTCGGCGCCCCGAGCGGGAACAGCGGGCGGTAG